The Cinclus cinclus chromosome 15, bCinCin1.1, whole genome shotgun sequence region CTGTTTGGCAACTATAAGCCCATCTTCATTGTCCTTCTCCTCCtacctttcctctcttctcaaCAGCTTTAAAACTTCCAAAGTAATTACTGAAATAcataaactgcattttctaTTTGGGAGCATTTAGGAAAGAATTGTAATGAATTCTCTTTGTGCAAAACCCAACCATTCTTTGAACCAACTTGCTTTGAGGTGATTTCTGATTTATGTTCAGAGCAGCTTCAAGAGAGCAGTAAAGATACAGACCACAAGTTGTTACAGGAAAAGCACACCACATTCAGGACAGCATAAAAGAAGGAGCAAGTATTTACCAGAAAAGCCAGAAAGCAGACAGATTAGCACTAGTTTTCAATCATCTAGCAAAATTATCAAATCAATGGGCCTTTGCTATGGTCAGCAATACATTCACGCCCTGACTTACAGTATACGTTTTAAGAGATTCTTGCAAATGGCAGGAAAACTGTTAGATAAAAAACAATCtggacacagcagcacacagaaactAAAGAGAATATTGAGTGAGCAAGAGCATCTATGTGATTACTGAGTGATTACATATCCTTAAACAATGTACAATGCATATTTAGAGGGCTTACATGATACACATCTCTTCCACGTATCTCTTACAATACCTTGCCTGGTCGAAATTCTGGGAAGAGCTCTGTAACACTTGGCAACTGTTTGGAAGCATCTCGCTGCATGATTCCTGCAAGAGGAAGTGTGAGTTTGCCTTCCTTGGATTCTGCCTGCCTGGCTTCTTGAGGTCCCATCTCTGACTCAgaatcagagctgctgctgaaatccACCTTGTCGgaggcagcagaggaaggagcaaTGATGGAGGGCAAAATGATACCGTCTCCATCTTCAGATACTACAATAGAACAAGCACCTCATAAACAAACAggtctcctccctctcccccctaGCATAACCCCCTAGTGCCACATTTACTGTTTATACCAAGTTATGCAAGAATTAAGCCTGTGCAGGTGTTCTAAGTACCATTCTGGTTTAACCTTTCATTTTATCCTAAGCGTTCCAGGTGAATTCCCCAGCCACAACTGAGAGGATGAGATAAAAAAGCAGTTTCATTGTCAATACGGGTATTTCAACAGTCACTGGAAATACAAAACTTAAACCTAGATTTCAGGCAATCCTGCACCATCACAAACACTCACCTTCAGATGCAGCCTGCAGACCGAGTTTTGGTGACACGTGGTGCCGCAGAACTGCTGCACAGCGGCGTTTGCTTCCTTCAGACATTCACATTGccagagagaagaagaaagtcCTCACTCACCAGTGGCAGCTGCAtccttttcatcttctttttttccaggtactggaggtggtggtggtggtggcatCAGCTTGGAATCAATGTCTTCACAGTCAGCATCATAGTCATCCTCATCTTCATCTAACCAGGCAGGAGACAAGAACGTGTGTTAAGCagataacaaaaacaaacaggcacCCCTTCCATTTATTCTGTCTCAAACCTGATGGCACAGACACCATTCTAATCTTGTAACTAGATGAAAACTCTATCAGTTCAGCTTCCTGCACAAACTCATCTGCAAGATGCAAATTTTTTAAATAGTGGGAAGGAAGGACAAAGAGAAACCAAGAGAAAGATGACTGAAGCACTTAAAAtctatgtgtgtgtatatattctACTATCACATCCTTTTATTCACACTTTGTagaacaaataaagaaaatttggGTTAAAAAGTCCAAATCACCTTTATAGCTCAAGCACCACACAAAGTTACCAGAAAGATTAAGTGTAAGACACCTTTAAAGGATATGCCAAGATGTAACATTTACACCAGCAGCTACTGAAATGGAAAAGCTACTTATTTGTGAAAGCATATTCTAGGCCAGACAGAGATACTGGGGATGAACAAAAGAACCAAGGTACCCTCTGGagaaagtctttaaaaaaaaaaaaatcaagagtgAAACAGGAGCTAGATAGTAAGATTGAAGTTACTCCAACAAGAAACTGATTCCTTAAAAGAGGAAGACAGCAAGCAGTGGCTTCATCCAGTGAAGACAGTTTCACAAAAGCTGGTACTGGGCCCTTGAAGCAAGGAGTGAAAAAGCATAATGCCCAAGAACACCTCCTACAGGCAGAGCTGCAATGCTGATCTCCTTTACCTGGCCTTcgagctggctgcaggctgcccATCGCCTGCTTGTACCGACGGCTCTCATCTTCTGCCACTTCATTGATGTCTGAATAATCAACAGCATCCTCTGTGCTCTTAACCCAGCctaggaagaaaacaaaactctatCCTAATTTATATTAGTTACATCAGACTATACTAAGTCCTTACAAATCCTTTGCTATGCttcctttatttaaaagaacaaaactaTCTGATTAAAATCTCCCACCAGAACACTTTCCCCCTCATTCTAATCAAAAGCTCTCACGGCTCTGAATTTCCCCTAAAAGACtggcaagcaagcaagcaagcaaccCGAGCACAAGGAACACCTCTCACTTACTCACTGAAAATGTTCAACAAGTTCAGAAAGAGATAACACTGTGTGCTAAGTAGGCTTCTTTAATACAAACACAGACTAAACTTATTTATGAAGGAGGAGAgacaagtaaaagaaaaaagacttaTAAAAAATTTAAGGGAGCAAGTGCAAAATTGATTAGGAGCTACTGTGAGGTTCTGTTTGGCAaggtggagaagggaaggcCTTTGACAGAGGGCTTGCGACCAGAGAACACCACGGGAACAGCGATCTGCTCTCTCCGGCAagggctgtgcccctgcagcccctccgCTCCCCCAGCACAGCTATCCCAGCGCCAAACCTTCCTCGTCCAGGTGTGCTCCCTCGCTCTCGGCGCTCTCCTCCTCGCTGGCGGTGATCTCGGTGATGAGgttgcccagccccagcacgcccagcccagccaggtgCTTCTTGGATTCCTGGGGAGACCAGAGCTGGGAGGCTCCgagcgccgggccgggccaaGCCCCTCGGGTTCCTGCTGGggtcctgccccagagctcGCCCCGAGCATCCCCCGgacagcccagcagagcccaggacaTCCCGGTACAACCCGGGTCATCCTGGCTTCACCCCGGTACAGCCCAGGTGGCCTCAAGCAGCCCCGTTCACGCCCGTCCCTCCGCCCGCCGTGCCTGCCCGGAGCGACACGGCCCTACCTTGTCGAGGACGCTGTCCCCTTCCAGCTGCCCCGCCTCATTGATGTTGCCGAAGAGGAAGCCGGCCAGGGAGAAGGGCTCGGTGCGGCCGCCGTCCGCCTCCTCCTCGCTCTCCGAATCCGACATCGCTGCACCGACACCGACACCACCGAGACCGGGACCGAGCCGGAaacggcggcgggagcggccccgggAGCGGCACCCGCCCACAGCGCCcccgcgcggccccgccccgcggcgCAGCAAGGAAGCGCGGACGCTCCGCCCTTCCCAAAAATTCCTTTATTGCCTCGAGGAACCGGGTCTGGCTTTCCACAGGAAAGAGCTGCCTTTAGCACAGGTGCGGTACAAACAGCAGGGCGAGTTAATGCGACAGCCAGAGAGGTGAGGAAAGGTTTACTACAATGCAGTTctgcataatttattttaaaaaaaaagaggaaaaaaatcctttaaaactGTTAGATgtaatacaaattattttatagcaTAAAATCAAGTTGCCAGTGTATGTATCAGTACCACACTTCAGAGTCTTGGGCTCCCACTGCTGATGGGTGGTCCTTGCTGCCCACTCTGGGGGTTGGGACTCCCCTGAGATCCATCCACTTCTTGGGCTCAGCCCAAGCAGCACCAAGGTTTCTAGAGTGAGGTTTAGCACCCGGAGACAAAGCACGGGGAGGCTGTTCTAGTTAAAATTTCATAGAAATAGCTACTGCTGTAAACTGAAGAAATCACTTCCACATCTAAGCACACCTCATGGATATCCTTTGGACATACAAATTCCTGAACTACTCATCTTGagctgtatttttataaaaaccCAAGCAGTTCAGAAATCATTCACAAAGTTAAAATCTGTGTCTTCACAGTGAGTCTGTTCTGTGAATTAAGACATACACGTTGCATCTCTATTCAGTAACAAACCAAAGGACCTTGAACCACTCAGGAAACCCACACTGAGTTTTCTGACCTCCCAAAACAAGATAAAATCCAAAGTGGGATTATGCGAAGTCTGTATTTGTCAACTgcccacagaagaaaaataaagcatggGAGAAACAGAATTGATTGTAAACTGAAGCACTGGACTAATTACAATAAAAGGCACCAAGAATTCCAGGctggggggaaggaaggaggatcACAAAAGGGGAATGCCCACTGAATGGAAAAGCTCACTGGATTTGTCCTGAAGCTTGCCCTCATGAAAAGCAGAGGCTGGAGGAAACCAGCTACTAGCCAGGACTTTTACTCCTGTCATAGAGTGACAGAAATACAAAGTATTTAAATAACCAGGTTCTCTGAAGTGAGGAAAAAGTCTTTGATGGTTCAAAGTTCCCTCTGCTCATTTTCAGCACTATCATGTTACTCTCCTCAGCACTGTTGTGCAATCCACTTACTAAGTAATCTAAGTGGGGATAAGGTGTTCTGGCATAATGTAATCAACAGTGTAACCAAATCAAATAAATTCATTAAGCAGTTGAATTTTATCTTGCTATACTCTCTTCCAGTTCACTCCAGGATGGCTGCTTGAGCCTGTAGAAATTGAGGGGTTGTGCAATAATACTTGCTCACAAAATTTCTTCTCCACAAAATGCTTGTAATTCAGTTAGGAATAACCACAAAAAGACGCAGGATTAAAAGATTTCAGTatgtaaaaaagtaaaaacttttaaaaacagtagTAGCTTCAGTAAAAAACTGCAAATATAtgtagccaaaaaaaaaaaaaaagtagactTTCAATTTCGGGCATCTCTTAAGACTAGTTCAAGCATATCACAGACTTTTAAAAGTACATTTCTGAAGAAAGCAAAGGTTATAGGCTTGCACCAGGGTCACTAGACAGTTGATTTAGGTTTGACCAGCATTAAAACAAACCATGTGCACTGgcttaaataaatacattttaaacatGATAAAGTCTATTTACTTAGTTACTGAAATTTACCTACAGAAAATAATCTTGAATTACAAGGCACAGAGTTAATTGTTGCCTGCAAGTCCAGCCCAAACTAAAGGCCTACAGCTAAAGCAAAGGTAGAACATGGTAAGTAGAGGTTATCTCAGTGAATTCTCTACACCCTCACAGCCTTCAGGGCAGGAACCACATCTGGAACAGCACTTCCTCTGCAAGTGCAAGAGGCACAAAGACACTCCAGGCAATGGCACTTGGTGAAGAAAAATGTGCAGAGTCTGTAGGCTTCTGCAAACATCCTGCAGAACGGGTGCTTTGGTACTGCCTGTGCTCAGCGTTTGGAAGTCTCCGTGGGTTCCCTAACCACAGGTACCAGTATTTGGGTTAATTGCAATTTATAATCTGTGGGTTGCAACTGGCTAAAGCAGCACCAAAACGAGCACGCCTCAGATTAACAAAACTGCAGTTAGTGTCAGCATCAGTTACACCAGCTGAAGAAAGGCACATCCTCTTCAAATAGTAGAATTAGGGCACAGATACCAGAATTTCTATCCAAATAGTGGAATCAGGGTACAAATGCAAACGTTTCTAATCCACCTGGTATTTTTGCCAGCAACAGATAAAGCATGGTCAAATCAACACAAGATCCCTAATAACCTTGttgatgtattttctgtttatcttgCCAAAACGAGGCACTTGTTTTTCTGACCAGGGTATACACCAGTGCAGTTTTGCATGTGTGGGAATCACAAGAAAAAGCAAGTTCTGAATGACCAATTGAGGCTGCAGCCAGACAAAGACAGCACTGTCAACTTCAGACAACAAAGCCCAGTCCAGCACCAATGGTTTCACACAAAGTATCTTTGAAGCATGCTGCTTTCATACCACGGAGCTGGAAGGTTGAGTAAGGAAGGGCTCATGTGCTCACTCCTCAGCTGGTCCCGGAACCACACATAAAGAACAGTGCACAtcctgaaaataaaagccagcTGCCACTTACTAGAGCTGCTAAAGAAGGTTAAGAAGTATGTAAATAGAACTTCAGTTAAAAAGAGTTCATAATAACTGAGCAtccaggagaggaaaaataaaccacCCAGGTAATCCTATCCAGTGACTGGCTAACCATTACAGACTGAACTGAAAACAGGAAGAAGGACGGGTTCCTGTAAACAGAACTGCCAAATTTTCTGTCAGTCTTCTCACAGAAAAGCAATGAAGGAATTTGTCGTGAAAATCTCAGATGGTGGTCCCGAGAATGTGAGGAATTGAAGCAATTAATTTCTCAAGAGCAAACAGACTGCTGTCAAGTCTCTGGGATTCATCAAAGGGATTACACTGAAAATCTCATTTTGAGAAGTGTCATCCCAAATACCTCAGTCAGCCTGAGAGGTAACTGTTAAAACTTGATTCTCAGGGTGCAAAGTCTCTTTggacagtgaaataaaaactcAGTTTAGAAGATTATGGAAGACTTGAATCTAAACTACTCTTCCACTTCTCCaccttaaaaatatgaaaatcacTCATTTGAGTGAGTCATCATTATTCTAAGGTCCTTACATAAGGAGAAATCAGCTCCTGCTTCTATTAATAAATCATTGCAGGTATTCCCTTGATCTTGCTCATTGCATTAACCATGCCTTATGTTAACTCTTCATACAATCAATCACAGTTCACTATAAGGTGAATCTCAGTAATAGTTCAGGCATTTTTACAAGTAAACAAATTGTTTTCAAGCTTTAAATGGACAAAACAACTGGACAGCCAGAATTctgtttgaaaaacaaattcaaTCAGTAAATaaaagatgggaaaagcagcagctacaCTTAAAGCAAAGTTATCAGAATTTGTGCTTTTCAGCAAATCTAGTAACTGGTGGCTATCTAGTAAAGAAGTGGCTTCAAAGAGGtctcctcttttattttcctccactaaaataatcaaattatccctggagaagctggagactggaactttgaaaaaaaagtagGTATTTGACCTCtcagttgggaaaaaaaaaaaaaactgttctgTTTCAGTTTCCCTGAAGCAGTAAGACTGCAAGAATATCCATTGTATAAACCATTTCTGCTTAGAGCTGTTAGTGCAAGATGCAAATCTTCAATTTAACTCGTtaaaaagccctccaagatTCTAGTCAACTTCCAGTATCCACCACCCAAGGCAACTACAATAAGACACATTTTCTTGTGTTCTTCTTTGTCACAGGATACAGAACTGCACGGACAGCTTCAGCAAACACCTCCCGAACACCCTCCTGATTCAATGCAGAGCACTCCAAATATTTGACTGCTCCAATTTGTTTAGCCAGTGAAGTCCCCTGCTGCGGGGTAGTGGGAGCCAAGCTCTGCTCTTTCAACTTTTTAACCGTTTCCAGGTCACTCCTCAAGTCTCTCTTCGTGCCCACTAAAAGGATGGGGACATTTGGACAGTGGTGAGAAACTTCAGGGTGCCATTTGTGCCTCACGTTTGCATAGGAAGAGGGGCTGCCAATGGAGAAGCAGATGATGAAGACGTTGGTTTGGGGATAGGAGAGCGTGCGCAGGCGGTCGTACTCCTCCTGGCCCGCAGTGTCCCAGAGATTCAGGCTGACTGTCCGGCCATCCACGGTCATCTGGGCACTGTAGTTGTCAAACACAGTAGGGATGTACTCTTCTGGGAAGGCATTGGTGGTGTAGCTGATGAGGAGACAAGTTTTTCCCACCGCGCCATCTCCCACGACCACGCACTTTATAGTCTGCATTCTTCACCCAGAAACAAAGTCCTGCACAAAGCAAGAAGAGAGGA contains the following coding sequences:
- the LOC134049885 gene encoding rho-related GTP-binding protein RhoG-like; its protein translation is MQTIKCVVVGDGAVGKTCLLISYTTNAFPEEYIPTVFDNYSAQMTVDGRTVSLNLWDTAGQEEYDRLRTLSYPQTNVFIICFSIGSPSSYANVRHKWHPEVSHHCPNVPILLVGTKRDLRSDLETVKKLKEQSLAPTTPQQGTSLAKQIGAVKYLECSALNQEGVREVFAEAVRAVLYPVTKKNTRKCVLL